A window of the Vibrio ostreae genome harbors these coding sequences:
- a CDS encoding OmpA family protein has translation MKKLAAMVSASMLVASTAAMADVYVGGKVGKTWLDDACHNTESCDLDGTTAGALVGYNFNDWLALEGGYDYLGKFNGAGIDRDTAEAFTIAPKLSVGLTDSLDLYGKVGGARVFYGHSSDYSYLGAAGLEYAATSNLGVRLEYQYLSDINNDVVRAKAHTTTLGLVYRFGGNDEPAPVMAPVKPAPVAEPAPAPKPQIVTKTFEFQRLDSKTFANDSASLSAEKKAQLDDLVVFMNEHPQAKVEVTGHTDSSGPEAYNQKLSEKRAQAVATALQEKGIAASRIKATGQGESNPVASNKTAEGREQNRRVEIVIPAFDYQVQE, from the coding sequence ATGAAAAAGTTAGCAGCAATGGTATCCGCGTCAATGTTAGTCGCATCAACGGCCGCTATGGCCGATGTGTATGTTGGCGGTAAAGTCGGTAAAACCTGGCTTGATGATGCGTGTCACAATACTGAATCCTGTGATTTGGATGGTACAACGGCAGGTGCTTTAGTCGGTTACAACTTCAATGACTGGTTGGCTCTGGAAGGTGGTTACGATTACCTGGGTAAATTTAACGGTGCAGGCATTGATCGTGACACTGCAGAAGCATTTACAATTGCACCTAAACTGAGTGTCGGCCTGACGGATTCTCTCGATCTGTACGGTAAAGTCGGTGGTGCACGTGTATTCTACGGCCACTCTTCTGACTACTCATACCTGGGTGCTGCGGGTCTGGAATATGCAGCAACCAGCAATCTTGGTGTTCGTCTTGAGTATCAATACCTGAGTGACATTAATAATGACGTTGTACGTGCCAAAGCACATACAACCACTCTGGGTCTGGTTTACCGTTTTGGTGGTAATGATGAGCCAGCACCGGTCATGGCTCCTGTGAAACCAGCACCAGTTGCAGAGCCAGCTCCAGCACCTAAGCCACAAATCGTGACTAAAACTTTTGAGTTCCAGCGTCTGGACAGCAAAACCTTTGCTAACGACAGCGCATCGCTGAGTGCTGAGAAAAAAGCTCAGCTGGATGACCTGGTGGTCTTCATGAATGAACACCCACAGGCAAAAGTAGAAGTGACCGGTCACACCGACTCAAGCGGTCCTGAAGCCTACAACCAGAAACTGTCTGAGAAACGTGCTCAGGCTGTCGCGACAGCACTGCAAGAAAAAGGCATTGCAGCTTCTCGTATCAAAGCGACAGGTCAGGGGGAAAGCAACCCGGTTGCTTCGAACAAGACTGCAGAAGGTCGTGAGCAAAACCGCCGCGTAGAAATCGTGATTCCGGCATTTGATTACCAAGTGCAAGAATAA
- the upp gene encoding uracil phosphoribosyltransferase, translating into MKVVEVKHPLVKHKIGLMREGDISTKRFRELATEVGSLLTYEATADFETETVTIEGWNGPVEVEQIKGKKVTVVPILRAGLGMMDGVLEHMPSARISVVGIYRDEETLEPVPYFNKLASNMEERIALVVDPMLATGGSMIATIDLLKEKGCNQIKVLVLVAAPEGVEALEKAHPDVELYTAAIDKKLNDKGYIVPGLGDAGDKIFGTK; encoded by the coding sequence ATGAAAGTTGTTGAAGTGAAACACCCTCTAGTGAAACATAAAATTGGCCTGATGCGAGAAGGTGATATCAGCACTAAACGTTTTCGTGAGTTAGCAACCGAAGTTGGCAGCCTGCTGACTTATGAGGCCACCGCTGACTTTGAAACTGAAACAGTCACCATTGAAGGCTGGAACGGCCCGGTTGAAGTAGAGCAAATTAAAGGTAAAAAAGTAACGGTAGTGCCGATTCTGCGTGCTGGTCTGGGCATGATGGATGGCGTTCTGGAGCACATGCCGAGCGCACGCATCAGCGTAGTCGGTATTTACCGTGATGAAGAGACACTTGAGCCGGTACCTTATTTCAATAAGCTGGCCTCGAACATGGAAGAGCGTATTGCTCTGGTGGTCGATCCTATGCTGGCGACCGGTGGTTCTATGATTGCAACCATCGATCTTCTGAAAGAGAAAGGCTGTAACCAGATTAAAGTTCTGGTGCTGGTGGCTGCGCCTGAAGGTGTTGAAGCTCTGGAAAAAGCGCACCCGGATGTTGAGCTGTACACAGCGGCTATCGATAAGAAACTTAATGATAAAGGTTATATCGTTCCAGGCCTGGGTGATGCCGGTGATAAGATCTTCGGTACTAAGTAA
- the purN gene encoding phosphoribosylglycinamide formyltransferase, which produces MKSIVVLVSGNGTNLQAIIDACETSIGDGKVTAVFSNKATAYGLERAKKAGAAAVFVDPKAFETRDAFDHALMQQIDEYQPDLIVLAGYMRILSSEFVRHYMGRMINIHPSLLPKYPGLNTYQRAIHAGDEEHGTSVHFVTEQLDGGPVILQASVPIYDEDTVDSLTKRVQEQEYRIYPLVTQWFVEGRLEMKDGKAYLDGNPLGIHGHPDQ; this is translated from the coding sequence ATGAAAAGTATTGTTGTTTTAGTTTCAGGAAATGGTACCAATTTACAAGCGATCATCGATGCTTGTGAAACAAGTATTGGCGATGGCAAAGTAACGGCTGTTTTTTCAAACAAAGCAACTGCTTATGGCTTAGAACGGGCTAAAAAAGCAGGTGCGGCTGCAGTGTTTGTCGATCCAAAAGCGTTTGAAACGCGTGATGCATTCGATCACGCCCTGATGCAACAGATCGATGAATATCAGCCGGACCTGATAGTTCTGGCCGGTTACATGCGAATTCTGAGCAGTGAATTCGTGCGCCATTACATGGGGCGCATGATCAATATTCACCCGTCACTGTTGCCGAAATACCCGGGGTTGAACACCTATCAACGCGCTATCCATGCCGGTGATGAAGAGCACGGTACCAGTGTTCATTTCGTTACCGAGCAACTTGATGGTGGCCCGGTGATTCTGCAAGCCAGTGTACCCATCTACGATGAAGATACGGTGGATAGCCTGACCAAACGCGTTCAGGAGCAGGAATACCGCATCTACCCACTGGTGACCCAGTGGTTTGTTGAAGGACGCCTAGAGATGAAAGACGGTAAAGCCTATCTTGATGGTAATCCGCTCGGCATCCACGGCCATCCTGACCAGTAA
- the smrA gene encoding DNA endonuclease SmrA yields the protein MSQDDFELFQQMMGDVKPITQDTAELKKHHTITEGQLAKREAAMSLSEDDPEYLSVDFAPMLKPDDIIEFKRDGVQEGVFRKLRLGKYPVQARLDLHRKTLKQARDEVVNFLRQCMRMDIRTVLIVHGRGEKSNPPAMMKSYVANWLNQIQDVQCAHSAQRFHGGSGAVYVLLKKSADKKSENRERHQKRLG from the coding sequence ATGTCTCAGGATGATTTCGAACTGTTTCAGCAGATGATGGGAGACGTCAAACCCATCACACAAGACACCGCTGAACTGAAAAAGCACCACACCATCACCGAAGGTCAGCTGGCCAAGCGTGAAGCGGCCATGAGCCTGTCCGAAGACGACCCTGAGTATCTGTCGGTCGACTTCGCGCCGATGCTTAAACCAGACGATATCATTGAATTCAAACGTGACGGCGTCCAGGAAGGCGTTTTCCGCAAATTACGTCTGGGCAAATATCCGGTTCAGGCTCGCCTCGATCTGCATCGCAAAACGCTCAAACAAGCACGCGATGAAGTGGTCAACTTCCTCAGGCAGTGCATGCGCATGGATATCCGTACGGTGCTCATCGTACATGGCCGCGGTGAAAAGTCTAATCCGCCAGCCATGATGAAAAGTTATGTTGCTAATTGGCTCAATCAGATTCAGGACGTGCAATGCGCTCACTCAGCGCAGCGTTTCCATGGCGGCAGTGGCGCGGTCTACGTCCTGCTGAAAAAGAGCGCCGATAAAAAAAGTGAGAATCGCGAACGCCATCAGAAACGACTTGGCTAA
- the rluF gene encoding 23S rRNA pseudouridine(2604) synthase RluF, with amino-acid sequence MSQPIEKRLNKFISETGFCSRREADKLIEQGRVTINGQLPEMGTKVTENDDVCIDGKPLRSKEKPIYIALNKPTGITCTTERDIPGNIVDFIGHKKRIFPIGRLDKPSDGLIFLTNDGDIVNKILRAGNSHEKEYVVRVDKPITPEFIKQMASGVKILDTVTLPCKVTQETKFSFRIVLTQGLNRQIRRMCEALGYEVFKLRRVRIMNISLDGIPNGKWRYLTDAEIAEILAMCEGSSSTEEASQVGHNGQRIRKATDAKLYDSREENQHSKARRNPKTFRGHNADEYRHAPNSKKGQQRQSERSNGKAERDNAKTYSDKAPAARKPKSYVSNTSHKPNVTPRKGGTLSLKK; translated from the coding sequence ATGTCGCAACCTATCGAAAAACGCCTCAACAAATTTATCAGTGAAACCGGCTTTTGTTCACGCCGTGAAGCAGACAAACTGATTGAACAGGGCCGCGTAACCATAAATGGCCAGTTGCCGGAGATGGGTACCAAAGTCACCGAAAACGATGACGTATGCATTGACGGTAAGCCTTTGCGCAGCAAAGAAAAACCGATTTATATTGCCCTTAACAAACCGACCGGTATCACTTGTACCACTGAGCGTGATATCCCAGGTAACATCGTGGATTTTATCGGTCACAAGAAACGTATTTTTCCGATTGGCCGCCTCGATAAACCCTCTGATGGTCTGATTTTTCTCACCAACGACGGTGATATCGTCAATAAAATTCTACGCGCCGGTAACAGTCATGAAAAAGAGTACGTGGTGCGGGTCGATAAACCAATCACACCTGAGTTCATCAAGCAGATGGCATCAGGGGTCAAGATCCTCGATACCGTGACTCTGCCATGTAAAGTCACTCAGGAAACCAAATTTTCGTTTCGTATCGTGTTGACTCAAGGACTTAACCGCCAAATTCGCCGTATGTGTGAAGCTCTGGGTTATGAAGTGTTCAAACTGCGCCGGGTACGCATCATGAATATTTCTCTGGATGGTATTCCGAACGGTAAATGGCGTTACCTAACCGATGCGGAGATTGCCGAGATTCTGGCTATGTGTGAAGGTTCGAGCAGTACGGAAGAAGCCTCACAAGTCGGCCATAATGGTCAGCGTATTCGTAAAGCGACGGATGCCAAGCTGTATGACAGCCGCGAAGAAAACCAGCATTCGAAAGCACGCCGTAACCCAAAAACGTTCCGCGGCCATAATGCCGATGAATACCGTCATGCACCGAACTCGAAAAAAGGCCAGCAGCGCCAGTCAGAGCGGTCGAACGGCAAGGCAGAACGCGACAACGCTAAGACTTACAGCGACAAAGCGCCTGCTGCACGTAAACCAAAAAGTTACGTTTCCAACACCTCTCATAAGCCTAATGTCACGCCACGCAAAGGTGGCACACTGAGCCTGAAAAAATAG
- the gltX gene encoding glutamate--tRNA ligase, translated as MTVKTRFAPSPTGFLHVGGARTALYSWLYAKSQGGEFVLRIEDTDLERSTQEAVDAILEGMSWLGLDWDEGPYYQTKRFDRYNEVVEQLLAEDKAYKCYASKELLDEIRAEQEANKEMARYDANHPKIKAVNEAAKEGDPCVIRFRNPKEGSVVFDDQIRGRIEIRNDQLDDLIIRRTDGSPTYNFCVVVDDVDMGITHIIRGEDHINNTPRQINIYKAMGATIPTFAHCAMILGDDGAKLSKRHGAVSVMQYRDEGYLPEALINYLVRLGWGHGDQEIFSQQEMIELFSLNAISKSASAFNTDKLLWLNNHYIKTSSPEHVAKHLEWHFDHQGINKDNGPALTDIVKLVGERCHTLVELAQQSRYFFEDFSEFEAGAAKKHLRGVAKEPLALALSKIEALTEWSSEALHQVIAAVCEELEIGMGKIGMPLRVAVTGGGQSPSVDAVMTLIGKERVIARIKLALAYIEEREANAQ; from the coding sequence ATGACGGTTAAGACTCGTTTTGCTCCCAGCCCAACTGGCTTTCTTCACGTAGGTGGTGCCCGTACCGCACTGTATTCTTGGCTTTATGCAAAAAGTCAGGGCGGAGAATTTGTACTGCGTATCGAAGATACTGACCTTGAGCGTTCAACTCAGGAAGCAGTAGATGCCATTCTGGAAGGCATGAGCTGGCTTGGACTGGATTGGGATGAAGGTCCTTACTACCAGACGAAGCGCTTTGACCGTTACAATGAAGTGGTTGAACAGCTTCTTGCCGAAGACAAAGCTTACAAATGTTACGCTTCAAAAGAGCTGCTGGACGAAATTCGTGCTGAGCAGGAAGCGAACAAAGAGATGGCTCGTTACGATGCGAACCATCCGAAGATCAAAGCGGTCAACGAAGCGGCAAAAGAGGGGGATCCTTGTGTTATCCGCTTCCGCAACCCGAAAGAAGGCAGTGTGGTCTTTGATGACCAGATCCGTGGCCGTATCGAAATCCGTAACGACCAGCTGGATGATCTGATCATTCGTCGTACAGACGGCTCGCCAACGTACAACTTCTGTGTTGTTGTTGACGACGTAGACATGGGCATTACCCACATCATCCGTGGTGAAGACCATATCAACAACACGCCTCGTCAGATCAACATCTACAAAGCAATGGGTGCGACTATCCCGACATTTGCTCACTGTGCAATGATCCTGGGCGACGATGGCGCCAAACTGTCTAAACGTCATGGCGCGGTGTCTGTAATGCAATACCGTGACGAAGGTTATCTGCCAGAAGCACTGATCAACTACCTGGTGCGCCTGGGTTGGGGTCATGGCGATCAGGAAATCTTCTCTCAGCAAGAGATGATTGAGCTGTTCAGCCTGAATGCTATTTCTAAATCGGCCTCTGCGTTTAACACTGACAAACTGTTGTGGCTGAACAACCACTACATCAAAACCTCGTCACCTGAACATGTTGCTAAGCATCTGGAATGGCATTTTGATCACCAGGGCATCAACAAAGACAATGGCCCGGCACTGACTGACATTGTTAAGCTGGTGGGTGAGCGTTGCCACACTTTGGTTGAACTGGCACAGCAGTCGCGTTACTTCTTCGAAGACTTTTCTGAATTTGAAGCAGGCGCAGCGAAGAAACATCTGCGTGGTGTCGCGAAAGAGCCTCTGGCACTGGCGCTGAGCAAGATTGAAGCCCTGACAGAGTGGAGTAGTGAAGCGCTGCATCAGGTGATTGCTGCTGTATGTGAAGAGCTGGAAATCGGCATGGGTAAAATCGGTATGCCACTGCGTGTTGCCGTGACCGGTGGTGGTCAGTCGCCTTCAGTGGATGCTGTGATGACGCTGATTGGTAAAGAGCGAGTGATTGCTCGTATCAAGCTGGCACTGGCGTACATCGAAGAGCGCGAAGCGAACGCCCAGTAA
- a CDS encoding heavy metal translocating P-type ATPase, which translates to MSHFTLSLSGLNCMGCARKLERRINEDFSAEIQTLSPTFIELDVDASLDQVLDSVESLGYQGAEALEFELQGLSCAGCVNKLTKQLEQSNQIARLKVSKDSLSLRTTLSADDIIAKVAEAGYQAQLTGTAASSETAAEVKTDAVSHTASAPDSDQDTLTTAAQSQRDSITPSAQSNDRQVSTHLLIKGMTCASCVSSVEKALTSVSGVDRAQVNLAEQSALVIATQDVTAQLVAAVQKAGYQAESVDDPAEQQQKQQAQLEQVKKEHQRSALAGLMVGVPLMAWGVLGGNMMIRSGSDQIAWGIIGLLCLALLATAGRSFFSSAWQALKHGRATMDTLVALGTGAAWFYSVLVVVFPDWFPPAARHVYFEATAMIIGLISLGHYIETSAKARTTQSLQALINLQPQQATLIEGNTERTIAVADISQGMQLRIKPGEKAPVDGKVLEGDSYIDESMLTGEPIPVHKSAGDNVSAGTINQDGSLIITATGTGSQTMLARIIQMVRQAQSSKPSIAKMADQISAVFVPTVVAIALLAAAIWFWAGPEPRASYMLVIATTVLIIACPCALGLATPLSVTVGVGKAAEMGILIRDANVLQSASKIDTVVFDKTGTLTEGKPVVQQVVTLQGEESVMLSLAVALEQHSEHPLAKAIIDYGKQHQVKAAAISQFNNLRGRGLEAQYQNQKVQVGSLDHFQHSGINLDTAQQTLQEFARQAWTPVAIACQGQLLGLIAIADPIKQSAQQAIRALNEMKIHTVMLTGDHQSVADAIARELGIHQVIAQVLPDQKAQQIEQLQSEGRRVAMIGDGINDAPALAQADIGIAMGSGSDVAIESAQMTLLNSSPLAVVSAIELSRATVKNMKQNLLGAFIYNTLGIPIAAGVLYPTFGFLLSPVVAGAAMALSSITVVSNANRLRLVKTRFHS; encoded by the coding sequence ATGAGTCATTTTACTTTAAGTTTATCGGGTTTAAATTGCATGGGCTGCGCACGTAAGCTTGAGCGCCGCATTAATGAAGATTTCAGCGCCGAGATTCAGACTCTCTCTCCGACCTTTATCGAACTCGATGTCGATGCATCGCTGGATCAAGTGCTTGATAGTGTCGAATCACTGGGCTATCAGGGCGCAGAGGCTCTCGAATTTGAGCTGCAAGGACTGAGCTGCGCGGGATGTGTGAACAAACTGACCAAACAGCTCGAACAGAGTAACCAGATTGCACGCCTGAAGGTAAGTAAAGACTCACTGTCACTCCGAACCACTTTAAGCGCAGATGACATCATCGCCAAAGTGGCTGAGGCGGGTTACCAGGCACAACTGACTGGCACAGCGGCAAGCTCTGAGACAGCCGCAGAAGTCAAGACAGACGCAGTCTCTCACACCGCCTCCGCTCCTGACTCTGACCAAGACACGCTGACAACGGCTGCCCAGTCTCAGCGTGACTCTATTACACCATCAGCACAGTCAAACGACAGGCAGGTCAGTACGCACTTACTAATCAAAGGCATGACCTGCGCCAGCTGCGTTTCGTCGGTGGAAAAAGCGCTGACCTCCGTTAGCGGTGTCGACCGCGCGCAAGTTAATCTGGCAGAACAGAGCGCACTGGTCATCGCAACCCAGGACGTCACCGCGCAATTAGTTGCCGCTGTGCAAAAAGCCGGTTATCAGGCTGAATCCGTCGATGACCCGGCCGAACAGCAGCAAAAACAGCAGGCGCAACTTGAGCAGGTGAAAAAAGAGCATCAACGCAGTGCTCTGGCCGGCCTGATGGTCGGTGTGCCACTTATGGCCTGGGGCGTGCTGGGCGGCAATATGATGATCCGGTCCGGCAGCGATCAGATCGCCTGGGGTATCATCGGCTTACTATGCCTGGCGTTACTCGCCACTGCCGGACGCAGCTTTTTCAGCAGCGCCTGGCAAGCACTAAAACATGGCCGCGCGACGATGGATACTCTGGTTGCACTTGGCACCGGCGCTGCCTGGTTTTATTCCGTTCTGGTGGTCGTATTTCCGGACTGGTTCCCGCCCGCTGCACGCCATGTCTACTTTGAGGCCACAGCAATGATCATTGGCCTGATTTCACTCGGTCATTACATCGAAACCAGTGCCAAAGCCCGGACGACCCAATCGTTACAAGCACTGATTAACCTGCAGCCACAACAAGCGACTCTGATTGAAGGCAACACCGAGCGCACGATCGCGGTTGCAGACATCAGCCAGGGTATGCAGTTGCGGATCAAACCCGGTGAAAAAGCTCCGGTGGACGGTAAAGTCCTCGAAGGCGATTCGTATATCGATGAGTCAATGCTAACCGGCGAACCGATCCCAGTACACAAATCCGCCGGCGATAATGTTTCCGCCGGAACCATTAACCAGGACGGCAGCCTGATCATCACCGCAACCGGGACAGGCTCGCAAACCATGCTGGCCAGAATTATTCAGATGGTACGTCAGGCACAAAGCAGTAAACCTTCAATCGCGAAAATGGCTGACCAAATTTCCGCGGTATTTGTACCGACCGTGGTCGCCATCGCTCTGCTGGCTGCCGCCATCTGGTTCTGGGCCGGTCCTGAACCTCGCGCCAGTTACATGCTGGTGATCGCCACCACGGTTCTGATTATCGCCTGTCCTTGTGCTCTTGGCCTTGCCACCCCACTGTCAGTGACCGTCGGAGTCGGTAAAGCCGCGGAAATGGGCATACTGATCCGTGATGCCAACGTACTGCAAAGCGCCAGCAAGATAGACACCGTGGTGTTTGATAAAACCGGCACCCTGACCGAAGGTAAGCCTGTCGTACAACAAGTGGTCACCTTGCAGGGCGAAGAGTCCGTGATGCTCAGTCTGGCTGTTGCGCTGGAGCAACATTCAGAACATCCACTGGCCAAAGCGATTATTGACTACGGCAAGCAGCATCAGGTTAAAGCGGCGGCCATCTCTCAATTTAATAATTTGCGAGGCCGCGGGCTGGAGGCGCAGTATCAAAATCAAAAAGTCCAGGTCGGGTCACTGGATCACTTCCAGCACAGCGGGATTAACCTCGACACAGCCCAGCAAACGCTGCAGGAATTTGCCCGTCAGGCCTGGACCCCCGTCGCCATTGCCTGTCAAGGACAGTTACTTGGACTTATCGCTATTGCTGACCCGATTAAGCAAAGCGCGCAGCAAGCCATACGCGCCCTCAACGAGATGAAGATTCATACCGTGATGCTGACCGGTGACCATCAAAGCGTGGCAGATGCGATTGCCAGAGAGCTTGGTATCCATCAGGTGATTGCCCAGGTGCTGCCGGATCAGAAAGCGCAGCAAATAGAGCAGTTGCAAAGTGAAGGCCGCCGTGTTGCCATGATTGGTGACGGCATCAATGATGCACCGGCATTAGCACAGGCAGATATCGGTATCGCGATGGGCAGCGGCAGTGATGTGGCCATAGAAAGCGCTCAGATGACGTTGCTTAACTCCTCACCACTGGCTGTCGTCAGCGCTATCGAACTGTCCCGGGCCACCGTGAAGAACATGAAACAAAACTTACTGGGAGCCTTTATTTACAATACATTAGGTATCCCGATTGCGGCCGGCGTGCTCTACCCTACGTTCGGCTTTTTGCTCAGTCCGGTGGTCGCAGGCGCAGCGATGGCGCTGTCTTCAATCACTGTGGTCAGTAATGCCAACCGACTGCGCTTGGTGAAAACTCGTTTTCATTCCTGA
- a CDS encoding DUF411 domain-containing protein has translation MNKYSLGLALLFAFSGQALATDVINHKSPYCGCCGEWGKHMQEHGFNVKEQQHNNMNDIKQQLGITPQLASCHTAEINGYVFEGHIPAEDIKAFLANPPKNAKGLAVPGMPMGSPGMEYGDQKDAYVVYAFNEQGQSFKYRQYPANQ, from the coding sequence ATGAATAAATACTCACTCGGACTTGCACTGTTGTTTGCGTTTTCCGGCCAGGCGTTAGCCACCGATGTCATCAACCATAAGTCCCCTTACTGTGGCTGCTGCGGCGAATGGGGCAAACATATGCAAGAGCACGGTTTTAATGTTAAAGAACAGCAGCACAACAATATGAATGACATTAAGCAGCAACTGGGGATCACTCCACAGTTAGCATCCTGCCATACGGCTGAAATCAATGGTTATGTGTTTGAAGGGCATATCCCGGCTGAAGATATCAAAGCGTTCCTTGCCAATCCGCCGAAAAATGCCAAGGGGCTGGCAGTACCCGGCATGCCTATGGGGTCTCCGGGCATGGAGTATGGCGATCAGAAAGATGCCTACGTGGTGTACGCCTTTAACGAACAAGGTCAAAGCTTCAAATACCGGCAATACCCCGCCAATCAGTAA
- a CDS encoding TraB/GumN family protein, whose amino-acid sequence MTGISRIIATCCLLAAFSLQAEPLYWQASKGDLQLTIFGSIHVGEPKMYPLPQPVYQALQDADGLIVEADIRDNQHIRYPSGQPSAEQVLSDEQVFMLDKVVKDLGQDGKVFRQLAPWKAALSIQLLQLQQLGFHPTQGVDAVLMDKAIKTNKPIVALESVQFQVDLLTKQPDAGQEMLTALLDDWEKNQAMTECMIDSWIAGDADNLNSMAQLTEMSPELEQAMVQNRNRDWADKLASGQLLPQSQGQYLMVVGTLHLVGQDSLLSMLQQRGFTVHKRNHSQAADCQFY is encoded by the coding sequence ATGACAGGGATCTCCCGCATTATCGCCACATGCTGCCTGTTGGCCGCTTTCTCTCTTCAAGCCGAGCCTCTCTACTGGCAAGCCAGTAAAGGCGATCTTCAACTGACTATTTTCGGCTCGATTCACGTTGGCGAGCCGAAAATGTATCCCTTGCCGCAGCCTGTATACCAGGCTCTGCAGGACGCAGACGGCTTAATCGTTGAAGCCGATATTCGCGACAATCAACATATCCGCTACCCGAGCGGGCAACCGAGTGCTGAGCAAGTTTTATCGGATGAGCAGGTTTTTATGCTGGATAAGGTGGTTAAAGATCTGGGTCAAGACGGTAAAGTATTTCGCCAGCTTGCACCATGGAAAGCCGCTTTATCAATCCAGTTACTGCAACTGCAACAACTCGGCTTTCATCCGACGCAAGGCGTCGATGCCGTACTGATGGACAAAGCCATCAAAACCAATAAACCCATCGTGGCCCTGGAATCGGTCCAGTTTCAGGTTGATCTGCTCACCAAGCAACCCGATGCGGGTCAGGAGATGCTGACGGCCCTGCTTGACGACTGGGAAAAAAATCAGGCCATGACTGAATGCATGATCGACAGCTGGATTGCCGGCGACGCCGACAATCTAAATTCAATGGCACAGCTAACCGAGATGTCCCCTGAACTGGAACAAGCCATGGTGCAAAATCGCAATCGCGACTGGGCTGACAAGCTGGCCAGCGGCCAGTTGCTGCCCCAAAGTCAGGGTCAATATCTGATGGTAGTAGGAACCCTTCACCTGGTCGGCCAAGACAGCCTGCTGAGTATGCTGCAACAACGCGGCTTTACCGTACACAAACGCAATCATTCCCAAGCGGCAGATTGTCAGTTTTATTAA
- the purM gene encoding phosphoribosylformylglycinamidine cyclo-ligase encodes MSGNNTSLSYKDAGVDIDAGNALVERIKGAVKRTRRPEVMGGIGGFGALCELPTKYKQPVLVSGTDGVGTKLRLALDMKKHDTIGIDLVAMCVNDLIVQGAEPLFFLDYYATGKLDVDTAADVVSGIADGCLQAGCALIGGETAEMPGMYEGEDYDVAGFCVGVVEKEDIIDGSKVAAGDALIAVGSSGPHSNGYSLVRKILEVSGADKNELLEGKAIGEHLLEPTRIYIKSGLKLIAEHDIHAISHITGGGFWENIPRVLPEGTKAVIDGKSWEWPAIFTWLQQQGNVNTHEMYRTFNCGVGLVIALPKDQAQAAVELLQQEGETAWVIGEIAAAQENEEQVEIK; translated from the coding sequence GTGAGCGGCAACAACACTTCTCTTAGCTACAAAGATGCTGGCGTAGATATCGATGCAGGCAACGCGCTTGTTGAACGAATTAAAGGTGCAGTAAAGCGTACTCGTCGCCCAGAGGTAATGGGTGGCATTGGTGGCTTTGGTGCATTGTGTGAACTCCCAACCAAATACAAACAACCGGTCCTGGTGTCAGGCACGGATGGTGTGGGTACCAAACTACGTCTTGCTTTGGATATGAAAAAGCATGACACCATTGGTATCGACCTGGTTGCGATGTGTGTAAACGACCTGATTGTACAAGGCGCTGAACCACTGTTTTTCCTTGACTACTATGCAACTGGTAAACTAGACGTGGATACCGCAGCCGACGTAGTATCCGGCATTGCTGACGGTTGTCTGCAAGCTGGCTGTGCCCTGATCGGTGGTGAAACTGCTGAAATGCCAGGCATGTACGAAGGTGAAGACTATGACGTGGCAGGTTTTTGTGTCGGTGTGGTCGAAAAAGAAGATATCATTGACGGCAGCAAAGTTGCCGCCGGCGACGCACTGATTGCTGTGGGCTCCAGCGGCCCTCACTCAAACGGCTACTCTCTGGTTCGTAAGATCCTGGAAGTATCCGGCGCTGACAAAAACGAGCTACTGGAAGGTAAAGCAATCGGCGAACACCTTCTGGAGCCAACCCGAATTTACATCAAATCAGGTTTAAAACTGATTGCTGAGCATGACATTCATGCGATTTCTCACATCACTGGTGGTGGTTTCTGGGAAAACATTCCTCGCGTACTGCCAGAAGGCACTAAAGCGGTTATCGACGGCAAGAGCTGGGAATGGCCTGCAATCTTCACATGGCTGCAACAGCAGGGCAATGTAAACACTCACGAAATGTACCGTACATTTAACTGTGGTGTCGGCCTTGTGATTGCACTGCCAAAAGATCAGGCTCAGGCTGCGGTAGAACTGCTGCAGCAAGAAGGTGAAACCGCATGGGTTATTGGTGAAATCGCCGCTGCTCAGGAAAATGAAGAGCAAGTAGAGATCAAATAA